A stretch of the Glycine soja cultivar W05 chromosome 13, ASM419377v2, whole genome shotgun sequence genome encodes the following:
- the LOC114380882 gene encoding ecotropic viral integration site 5 protein homolog, whose amino-acid sequence MEKKRLDDYEPGPVPSPRALDRFGFVKQDVNTSEGLFKNRAAYEYERYREERRVRKWRKMIGVGGSDWKHYLRRKPHVVKRRIRKGIPDCLRGLVWQLISGSRDLLLMNPGVYEQLVIYETSASELDIIRDISRTFPSHVFFQQRHGPGQRSLYNVLKAYSVFDRDVGYVQGMGFLAGLLLLYMSEEDAFWLLVALLKGAVHAPMEGLYLAGLPLVQQYLFQFECLVREHLLKLGEHFSNEMINPSMYASQWFITVFSYSFPFHLALRIWDVFLYEGVKIVFKVGLALLKYCHDDLIKLPFEKLIYALKNFPEDAMNPDTLLPLAYSIKISKRLEELKQEYEKKNGKIRRSRELSENPILPSVQGN is encoded by the exons atggaaaagaaaagattagATGACTATGAACCAGGTCCTGTTCCTTCACCAAGAGCATTAGATAGATTTGGGTTTGTAAAACAGGATGTTAATACTTCTGAAGGCTTATTCAAGAATAGAGCAGCCTATGAGTATGAgag ATATAGGGAGGAGAGAAGGGTTAGAAAATGGAGGAAGATGATTGGGGTTGGTGGCAGTGACTGGAAGCATTATTTAAGGAGAAAACCTCATGTTGTTAAAAGGCGTATAAGGAAAGGAATTCCTGATTGCTTAAGGGGCCTTGTTTGGCAATTGATATCTGGAAGTCGAGACCTGTTGCTGATGAACCCTGGAGTTTATGAg CAACTAGTCATATACGAGACATCTGCCTCTGAACTGGATATAATTCGAGATATTTCTCGAACCTTCCCTTCACATGTATTCTTCCAACAGAGACATGGACCTGGGCAGCGGTCCCTCTACAATGTTCTAAAAGCTTACTCTGTCTTTGACAGAGATGTAGGCTATGTTCAG GGGATGGGGTTTTTAGCGGGACTTTTGCTTCTTTATATGAGCGAGGAGGATGCATTTTGGTTGTTGGTGGCATTGCTAAAAGGAGCCGTTCATGCTCCAATGGAGGGCTTGTATCTG GCAGGATTGCCTCTGGTACAGCAATACCTCTTTCAATTTGAATGCTTGGTGAGGGAGCATCTACTGAAGTTGGGAGAACATTTTTCGAACGAAATGATAAATCCTAGCATGTATGCTAGCCAGTGGTTCATAACTGTTTTTTCGTACTCCTTTCCATTTCATTTGGCTCTTCGAATTTGGGATGTCTTTCTCTATGAG GGTgttaaaattgtctttaaagtTGGCTTGGCCCTATTAAAGTACTGCCATGATGACTTG attaAACTACCTTTCGAAAAACTCATATATGCCTTGAAAAACTTCCCCGAGGATGCAATGAATCCAGATACATTGTTACCACTGGCTTATTCTATCAAG ATATCCAAGCGTTTA